In Anaerobacillus sp. CMMVII, a single window of DNA contains:
- a CDS encoding ATP-binding cassette domain-containing protein: MNVIEVQNLRKEFKSYSSRSGLSGAFRDLLTRNYKVLAAVDDISLTIKQGEMVGYIGENGAGKSTTIKMLTGILTPTAGSVIVNGMDPHRQREEFVRTIGVVFGQRSQLWWDIAVQESFRLLKKVYRVSDEDYKNHMGHVIETLDIGPLLDKPVRKLSLGQRMRCELAAALIHNPPLLFLDEPTIGLDVLVKLKIRKFLKEINETYKTTILLTTHDLTDIEALCERVVLLDEGKIVYDGRLDQLQANAVEGKQVEFQFLSEVADLPRDIRVHWEQKDATTWLAKVDGNERAVSELISAVVQRNLIKNVRINEISTEEIIRKIYEEGMATS; encoded by the coding sequence ACGAAAAGAATTTAAATCGTATTCTAGTCGCTCTGGTTTATCAGGGGCGTTTCGTGATTTACTAACGAGAAATTATAAAGTGCTTGCAGCGGTTGATGATATTTCCCTAACGATCAAGCAAGGTGAAATGGTCGGCTACATTGGTGAAAATGGCGCTGGAAAGTCTACAACGATTAAAATGTTAACGGGAATCCTTACGCCAACTGCTGGATCAGTTATTGTCAATGGAATGGACCCACATAGGCAGCGTGAAGAATTTGTGCGGACGATTGGGGTTGTATTTGGTCAACGTTCTCAGCTCTGGTGGGATATTGCTGTTCAAGAATCGTTTCGTTTATTAAAAAAAGTGTACCGTGTTTCTGATGAAGATTATAAAAATCACATGGGGCACGTAATCGAAACGTTAGATATCGGTCCATTGTTAGACAAGCCAGTTCGGAAGCTGTCATTAGGTCAACGGATGCGTTGTGAATTAGCTGCCGCTTTAATACATAATCCGCCATTGTTATTTTTGGATGAACCGACAATTGGATTAGACGTGTTAGTTAAGTTAAAAATCAGGAAATTTCTTAAGGAAATAAACGAAACATATAAAACGACGATTTTGCTGACGACTCATGATCTAACAGATATCGAGGCGCTTTGCGAACGAGTTGTGTTATTAGATGAAGGAAAAATTGTCTATGATGGAAGGCTTGATCAACTACAGGCGAATGCTGTAGAAGGGAAGCAAGTTGAATTTCAATTTTTGTCAGAGGTAGCGGACCTTCCTAGAGATATTCGTGTTCATTGGGAACAAAAAGATGCTACCACTTGGCTTGCTAAAGTTGATGGAAATGAAAGAGCTGTGTCAGAATTAATTAGTGCAGTCGTCCAAAGAAACTTAATAAAAAACGTAAGAATTAATGAAATTTCAACAGAAGAAATTATTCGAAAAATATATGAAGAAGGAATGGCTACTTCATGA
- a CDS encoding daunorubicin ABC transporter permease produces the protein MSQYFEMIRVRFLMMLAYRTNYYSGILIYSINIAAYYFLWTAIYGGKEDIQGLSVIQMTTYIAVAWMARAFYFNNIDREIANEIKDGKVAIEMIRPYNYLGMKTMQGLGEGVFRLLFFSIPGMVIVMFLFPISFSANIATWGFFFISLVFSFIINTQINLLTGIMTFFLFNNSGLIRAKRVVIDLFSGLLLPISFYPLWAQSIMTYLPFQAISYIPSMIFTEGFVGSAIYTAVALQAFWALILLIPIQLLWILARKQLIVQGG, from the coding sequence ATGAGTCAATACTTTGAGATGATCCGCGTGCGCTTTTTAATGATGCTGGCGTATCGGACGAATTATTATAGTGGAATTTTAATCTATAGTATTAATATTGCAGCATATTATTTTTTATGGACGGCTATCTACGGTGGAAAAGAAGATATTCAAGGGTTGTCTGTCATTCAAATGACAACGTATATCGCCGTTGCCTGGATGGCGAGAGCGTTTTATTTTAATAATATTGATCGAGAAATCGCCAATGAAATTAAAGATGGGAAAGTTGCCATCGAAATGATTCGTCCCTATAACTACCTAGGCATGAAGACAATGCAAGGTCTTGGTGAAGGTGTATTCCGGTTGTTGTTTTTTTCGATACCGGGCATGGTGATTGTGATGTTTTTATTTCCGATCAGCTTTTCGGCGAATATCGCAACTTGGGGTTTCTTTTTTATCTCATTAGTATTTAGTTTTATCATCAATACACAGATAAACTTGCTAACTGGCATTATGACATTTTTCTTATTTAATAATTCAGGGTTAATTAGGGCGAAAAGAGTGGTTATTGATCTTTTTTCAGGATTATTGCTACCAATCTCTTTTTATCCTTTATGGGCCCAGTCAATTATGACGTACTTACCATTTCAAGCGATTAGTTATATCCCGAGTATGATTTTTACAGAGGGGTTTGTTGGAAGTGCCATTTATACGGCGGTTGCTTTACAAGCATTTTGGGCATTGATCTTGTTAATACCGATCCAATTATTATGGATATTGGCAAGAAAACAATTAATCGTACAGGGGGGCTAA
- a CDS encoding ABC transporter permease gives MFYISIFFQYASQYLKTRLAYRADTVVEIFSDLLFQAVNLVFILVVFGHTTLLSGWSREEIIFIYGFFLVPYALFSAFFNIWDFNDRYIVKGEMDRVLTRPIHSLFQIIMERMELESLFGVITGLAIMYYAGINLGITLAWYDLFIFIAMVIGGAFIYAGIFISLASIGFWSDSRTDIMPMMYNIGNYGRYPVDIYHRVIRYILTWILPFAFVGVYPAAYFLNREEWYSYAFLTPVMGVVFLSIAVILWNTGVKKYRGAGN, from the coding sequence ATGTTTTATATTTCAATTTTCTTTCAGTACGCCTCGCAGTATTTGAAAACAAGGCTTGCCTACCGTGCAGATACGGTAGTAGAAATATTTTCAGATTTATTGTTTCAAGCGGTAAACCTGGTGTTTATCTTAGTAGTTTTTGGGCACACCACATTACTAAGTGGTTGGAGCCGTGAAGAAATTATTTTTATCTATGGTTTCTTCCTCGTGCCGTACGCGTTATTTTCTGCTTTCTTTAATATCTGGGATTTTAATGATCGTTATATTGTTAAAGGAGAGATGGATCGTGTTTTAACTCGTCCGATCCATAGTCTTTTTCAGATTATTATGGAACGGATGGAACTTGAATCGCTTTTTGGTGTAATTACTGGTTTAGCGATCATGTATTATGCTGGGATCAATTTAGGAATTACGTTAGCTTGGTATGATCTGTTTATTTTTATTGCGATGGTTATCGGTGGGGCTTTTATTTATGCGGGGATTTTCATCTCGCTTGCAAGCATCGGATTTTGGTCAGATAGTAGAACAGATATTATGCCGATGATGTACAATATCGGAAACTACGGACGCTATCCAGTGGATATCTATCATCGTGTAATTCGGTATATTTTAACATGGATTTTACCATTCGCCTTTGTAGGGGTTTATCCTGCAGCTTATTTCCTGAATAGGGAAGAGTGGTATTCGTATGCTTTTTTAACACCGGTCATGGGCGTCGTCTTCTTATCAATCGCCGTGATCCTCTGGAATACAGGTGTAAAAAAATATCGTGGCGCTGGTAACTAA
- a CDS encoding potassium channel family protein: MGDILLFLVMIVAVVGIIMSVLLLLKSRPIFHGKQLSIRNFFILLLVYVTVAVGFGCIYISLELLNVKVLTEGNYEVGGSFFHLLEDAMYFSSVTILSVGYGDITPLGIGRWIAMLEAFFGYLLPTAFVVSTVFHFKEKVKAN, from the coding sequence ATGGGTGATATACTACTTTTTCTAGTGATGATTGTCGCTGTAGTTGGGATTATCATGAGTGTGTTACTTTTATTAAAAAGTAGGCCAATTTTTCATGGGAAGCAACTTTCCATTCGTAACTTTTTTATCTTGTTGCTAGTTTATGTGACAGTTGCAGTAGGGTTTGGATGTATTTACATTTCGCTAGAATTACTGAATGTGAAAGTTTTGACTGAAGGGAATTATGAGGTTGGTGGTTCCTTTTTTCATCTCCTTGAGGATGCGATGTATTTTAGTTCGGTAACGATTTTATCGGTAGGGTATGGAGATATTACGCCTTTAGGAATCGGCCGCTGGATTGCTATGCTTGAGGCATTTTTTGGTTATTTGCTACCAACGGCTTTTGTAGTTTCTACTGTTTTTCATTTTAAGGAGAAAGTAAAGGCAAACTAG
- the bcp gene encoding thioredoxin-dependent thiol peroxidase, producing MTVEVGQLAPDFSCEASNGKEVKLSDFRGKNVVLYFYPKDMTPGCTTQACDFRDQHKNFEEVNAVVLGVSPDPLDRHDKFIEKHGLPFLLLADIDHQLAEAYDVWKLKKNFGKEYMGIERSTFIIDAEGTIVKEWRKVKVKDHVIEALEFIKENL from the coding sequence ATGACGGTAGAGGTTGGGCAGTTGGCGCCAGATTTTTCATGTGAGGCAAGCAATGGTAAAGAGGTTAAGCTTTCTGATTTTCGAGGGAAGAACGTGGTCTTATATTTCTATCCGAAAGATATGACACCTGGGTGTACGACCCAAGCGTGTGATTTTCGTGATCAGCATAAAAACTTTGAAGAGGTGAACGCGGTTGTTTTGGGAGTTAGTCCGGATCCGTTAGACCGCCACGATAAGTTTATTGAAAAACACGGTCTTCCATTTTTGTTGCTGGCGGATATTGATCATCAGTTAGCTGAGGCGTACGACGTTTGGAAACTAAAGAAAAACTTCGGAAAAGAATATATGGGAATCGAGCGTTCAACGTTCATCATTGATGCTGAAGGAACGATTGTGAAAGAATGGCGTAAAGTGAAGGTTAAAGACCATGTTATCGAGGCGTTAGAGTTCATTAAAGAAAATCTTTAA
- a CDS encoding D-2-hydroxyacid dehydrogenase, with protein MSELVNADVLITYGEDLNDEIINKSTNLKWIMVISAGLDRMPFPSIKEKGILVTNAKGIHKIPMAEYTMAMILQVARQAKLLIKNEEKHLWDRTVSMTELHGKTLGVLGAGAIGTQIAKYAQVFQMKTIGLNRSGKRVEMFDEMVTMKTINDLLEKSDFIVSVLPSTPETDGLLNKAIFDQMKENVIFINIGRGKNVNEQDLIAALNSGKIAHAVLDVFEYEPLPKDHPFWDMENVTVTPHLSGISAQYQPRAMEIFEKNLELFLKGSNEYINQVDLEKGY; from the coding sequence ATGTCTGAGTTAGTAAATGCAGACGTTTTAATTACATATGGAGAAGATTTGAATGATGAAATAATAAATAAATCAACAAATTTAAAATGGATTATGGTCATTTCGGCTGGATTAGATCGTATGCCATTTCCATCAATCAAGGAAAAAGGGATTTTGGTGACGAATGCGAAAGGCATTCACAAAATTCCAATGGCTGAGTATACAATGGCAATGATCCTTCAAGTGGCAAGGCAAGCAAAACTACTAATTAAAAATGAAGAAAAGCATCTATGGGATCGAACAGTTTCAATGACTGAACTACATGGTAAAACTCTTGGTGTTCTCGGTGCGGGGGCGATAGGTACTCAAATAGCAAAGTATGCCCAAGTCTTTCAGATGAAAACGATCGGTTTAAACCGTAGTGGGAAAAGGGTTGAAATGTTTGATGAGATGGTGACAATGAAAACGATCAACGACCTATTAGAAAAAAGTGATTTTATTGTTTCAGTCTTACCAAGTACTCCTGAAACTGATGGATTACTAAATAAAGCGATATTTGATCAAATGAAGGAAAATGTGATTTTCATTAATATTGGTAGAGGTAAAAATGTAAATGAGCAAGATTTAATTGCGGCATTAAACTCTGGGAAAATTGCCCATGCGGTATTGGATGTCTTTGAGTACGAACCTCTACCAAAGGATCATCCGTTTTGGGATATGGAAAACGTTACGGTGACCCCACACTTATCTGGGATATCAGCTCAATATCAACCTAGAGCGATGGAGATTTTTGAAAAAAACCTAGAGTTGTTTCTAAAAGGTAGTAACGAATATATAAATCAAGTCGATCTAGAAAAAGGATATTAA
- the perR gene encoding peroxide-responsive transcriptional repressor PerR, translated as MTHRLQEALDSLKSTKVRMTPQRHAILEYLINSFTHPTADEIYKALEGKFPNMSVATVYNNLRVFKDVGLVRELTYGDSSSRFDSVTTDHYHVICENCEKIVDFHYPGLDEVETLAEHVTGFKVSNHRMEIYGTCTECSKKEQH; from the coding sequence ATGACCCATCGTCTGCAAGAAGCACTTGACTCTTTAAAAAGTACGAAAGTTCGTATGACACCTCAACGTCATGCCATATTAGAGTATTTGATTAATTCTTTTACTCACCCTACAGCGGATGAAATCTATAAAGCGCTGGAAGGGAAGTTCCCTAATATGAGTGTAGCTACTGTGTACAACAACTTACGTGTTTTTAAAGATGTTGGTCTAGTCAGAGAATTGACGTACGGTGATTCATCAAGTAGGTTCGACAGTGTTACAACTGATCACTATCATGTAATCTGTGAAAATTGTGAAAAAATTGTAGATTTTCATTATCCAGGGTTGGATGAAGTAGAAACATTAGCTGAACATGTGACGGGCTTTAAGGTTAGTAATCATCGCATGGAGATTTACGGTACTTGTACAGAATGTTCGAAAAAAGAACAACATTAA
- a CDS encoding YgzB family protein yields the protein MAFKYSSKINKFRTIALSLVFIGIIIMYGGIFFQTSPLLMTIFMVLGFLSIIISTIIYFWVGMISTKTVQVVCPSCGKSTKMLGRVDACMYCDEPLTLDKNLEGKEFNLKYNREK from the coding sequence GTGGCATTTAAATACAGTAGCAAAATAAATAAATTTCGAACGATTGCACTTTCCCTTGTCTTTATTGGGATTATCATTATGTATGGAGGCATTTTCTTTCAAACCTCTCCTTTATTAATGACTATCTTTATGGTCCTAGGGTTCCTTTCTATCATCATTAGTACAATCATCTATTTTTGGGTCGGCATGATATCCACAAAAACAGTACAAGTTGTTTGCCCTAGTTGTGGAAAATCAACAAAAATGCTTGGTCGAGTTGATGCTTGCATGTACTGTGACGAACCACTTACTCTTGATAAGAACCTCGAAGGAAAAGAATTCAATTTAAAATACAATCGTGAAAAATAG
- a CDS encoding nucleotidyltransferase-like protein, producing MEQIMKVLTERELIDEHTLGMLVVDKEFHNDSNLELDILLIKITSQVEVQEKLMHFTIGNKSVEFQVVNEPQISLSLINGQNRRLVDWIMNGTILEESDCFITELRRSIEEFPICNRKYKIAVEFSKLINRYSQGKQLFNNGHYLDAFNSILHSLHHLARISVIEHGIYPEVTVWQQVKQLEPEIYKLYEEMVTGEESIKKRIELILLANNFAITSKTKLGASHLIEVMKGKNEAWSIDGLLNHHELKEYGADLVGLIEYLVQKGIVDIVKVETGVEDVYLRYYFVK from the coding sequence GTGGAGCAAATAATGAAAGTCTTAACAGAACGAGAACTAATAGATGAACATACACTAGGTATGTTAGTAGTCGATAAAGAGTTTCACAATGATAGTAACCTAGAGCTTGATATTTTGTTGATTAAAATTACAAGTCAGGTAGAAGTGCAGGAGAAGTTAATGCACTTTACAATAGGGAATAAATCAGTTGAGTTCCAAGTTGTTAATGAACCCCAAATCTCTCTAAGTTTAATAAATGGGCAAAACCGTCGTCTCGTAGATTGGATAATGAACGGCACAATTCTCGAGGAGTCGGATTGTTTTATAACCGAACTTAGAAGAAGCATTGAAGAATTTCCAATCTGTAATAGGAAATACAAAATTGCAGTTGAATTTTCTAAGCTAATAAATAGATACTCCCAAGGAAAGCAATTATTTAATAATGGTCATTATTTAGATGCATTTAATTCGATTCTTCACTCCCTGCATCATTTAGCTAGAATTTCAGTGATTGAACATGGAATTTATCCAGAAGTTACTGTATGGCAACAAGTAAAACAATTAGAACCGGAGATTTATAAACTATATGAAGAAATGGTTACCGGTGAGGAAAGTATAAAGAAAAGAATAGAATTGATTCTACTGGCCAATAATTTTGCGATCACATCAAAAACAAAATTAGGTGCTAGCCATTTAATAGAAGTAATGAAGGGGAAAAATGAAGCTTGGAGTATTGATGGTTTATTAAATCATCATGAATTAAAGGAATATGGCGCCGATTTAGTGGGTCTAATAGAATATTTAGTTCAAAAGGGAATTGTAGATATAGTTAAGGTAGAAACAGGTGTTGAAGATGTTTACTTGCGTTATTACTTTGTAAAATAA